The Alteripontixanthobacter sp. genome has a window encoding:
- a CDS encoding type III polyketide synthase, producing MATALPDLDFEQDFRRWARGRVAGTRAEKVYERMAARSGIDHRWSVLDEQDAKLHQGEGLYGDDDAPPSTAARMELYAKHAPELALKAVGRLPELGDITHLVVASCTGFVAPGIDQIIARRLGLGAHVERVLIGFMGCYAAVTSLRTARHIVRSQPDARVLVVTVELSSLHHQSYEQIEPLMAVSQFGDGAAAALVTGAGEGLALGDPLSVELEQSDELIRWHIGDTGFEMHLSGEVPGRIRAALQDEALRVRITEGHDVGAIEAWAVHAGGRSILDAVEGGLGLGEDALRHSREVLRTCGNMSSSTLMFVLERAMQERPASGVALAFGPGLAMEGLRFRWQGA from the coding sequence ATGGCCACAGCCCTGCCTGACCTCGATTTCGAGCAGGACTTCCGGCGCTGGGCACGCGGCCGGGTGGCCGGTACGCGGGCCGAGAAGGTCTATGAGCGGATGGCCGCGCGCTCCGGCATCGATCATCGCTGGTCGGTGCTGGACGAGCAGGATGCGAAGCTGCACCAGGGCGAGGGATTGTACGGCGATGACGACGCGCCGCCCTCCACCGCCGCGCGGATGGAACTATATGCCAAACACGCGCCCGAACTGGCGCTCAAGGCGGTGGGCCGCCTGCCCGAACTTGGCGATATCACCCATCTGGTGGTGGCAAGCTGCACCGGCTTCGTCGCGCCGGGGATCGACCAGATTATTGCCCGGCGGCTGGGGCTCGGCGCGCATGTTGAGCGGGTACTGATCGGCTTCATGGGCTGCTATGCCGCGGTCACGTCCTTGCGGACGGCGCGCCACATCGTCCGCTCCCAGCCCGACGCGCGGGTGTTGGTGGTGACGGTGGAGCTCAGCAGCCTGCATCACCAAAGCTACGAACAGATCGAGCCGCTGATGGCCGTCAGCCAGTTTGGCGACGGGGCGGCAGCGGCGCTGGTCACCGGCGCAGGCGAGGGGCTGGCGCTGGGCGATCCGCTGTCGGTCGAATTGGAACAGTCGGACGAGCTGATCCGCTGGCATATCGGCGACACGGGTTTCGAAATGCATCTTTCGGGCGAAGTGCCGGGCCGCATCCGCGCCGCCTTGCAGGATGAAGCCCTGCGCGTACGCATCACCGAAGGACACGATGTCGGCGCGATCGAGGCCTGGGCTGTCCATGCCGGGGGGCGCTCGATTCTCGATGCGGTGGAAGGCGGGCTGGGGCTGGGGGAGGACGCGCTTCGCCATTCGCGCGAAGTTCTGCGTACCTGCGGCAATATGTCATCCTCCACGCTGATGTTCGTGCTCGAACGCGCAATGCAGGAACGCCCCGCCAGCGGCGTCGCACTGGCCTTCGGGCCGGGACTGGCGATGGAGGGGCTGCGTTTCAGGTGGCAGGGTGCTTGA
- a CDS encoding methyltransferase domain-containing protein, with protein MDSEDLDEATYVDVVHDLAKVNRITMAARPTLDFLSRAVGDRNSFRLLDVGFGDGDMLRQIARWAQKRGIEAELVGIDLNRRSLAAARDPAHDDLNIDYRIGDYADLAGEGWDCVVSSLVAHHMTRPQLTAFLRFMDREARAGWLVNDLHRHGLAYFGYPLLAGLMRWHPIVKHDGRMSIARSYRPAEWPPILSDAGIEGARIYRAFPFRLCAEKLR; from the coding sequence ATGGACTCCGAGGATTTGGACGAGGCCACCTATGTCGATGTCGTCCACGACCTCGCCAAGGTGAACCGGATTACCATGGCCGCGCGGCCGACGCTCGATTTCCTGTCGCGCGCCGTGGGTGACCGGAATTCTTTCAGGCTGCTGGATGTGGGTTTCGGCGATGGCGATATGCTGCGCCAAATCGCGCGCTGGGCGCAAAAGCGCGGGATCGAGGCGGAGCTGGTCGGCATCGACCTGAACCGGCGGAGCCTGGCTGCAGCGCGGGATCCGGCGCATGACGATCTGAATATCGATTACCGCATCGGCGATTACGCCGATCTCGCCGGGGAAGGCTGGGACTGCGTCGTTTCCAGCCTGGTCGCGCATCATATGACCCGCCCGCAGCTCACCGCATTCCTGCGCTTCATGGATCGTGAGGCGCGCGCCGGCTGGCTGGTCAACGATCTGCACCGACACGGGTTGGCCTATTTCGGCTACCCGCTGCTCGCCGGCCTGATGCGCTGGCACCCGATCGTGAAGCATGATGGCCGAATGAGCATTGCGCGCTCCTATCGCCCCGCCGAATGGCCGCCGATCCTGTCCGATGCCGGGATCGAAGGAGCGCGCATCTATCGCGCCTTTCCATTCCGGCTCTGCGCGGAGAAATTGCGGTGA
- a CDS encoding FAD-dependent monooxygenase yields the protein MSRPLVLGAGPAGSMAAMLLARGGAEPILIDRDAEVGDALCGGFMSWRTAARLQNAGLELADLGAQRVTRLALYAGRREAHAQLPEQGYGLSRHALDTRMRAMAVEAGAQLEIDRAREVSCSGIGGVIVGERQDWRSDTIFLASGKHDVRRLSRPRVNDDSALGIRMRIPGNPELAQLVGDAIELHFFPGGYAGIVLQEDGAANICLALRKSLLAEAGGTPRALLLTLGEAHPAFGKRIAHAAQDLPIQTIGAVPYGWIARDTVPGLFRLGDQAAVIPSLAGEGMAIALASAENAVAHWLAGGASQAENYQRAFAAEALRPVKTAKAIWSLAETRHGGQLITAAANLAPPLANMAMRASRIG from the coding sequence GTGAGCCGCCCGCTGGTTCTGGGGGCCGGGCCTGCCGGAAGTATGGCCGCGATGTTGCTGGCGCGTGGCGGAGCGGAGCCTATCCTGATCGACCGCGATGCCGAAGTCGGCGATGCGCTGTGCGGTGGTTTCATGAGCTGGCGCACCGCCGCAAGGCTGCAAAATGCCGGGCTCGAGTTGGCCGATCTGGGGGCGCAGCGGGTGACCCGGCTAGCGCTCTATGCAGGTCGGCGCGAGGCCCATGCGCAATTGCCCGAGCAAGGCTACGGACTGTCGCGCCATGCGCTCGATACAAGAATGCGCGCGATGGCGGTAGAAGCAGGCGCACAGCTGGAAATCGACCGGGCGCGCGAGGTTTCCTGTTCGGGCATTGGCGGCGTTATTGTGGGAGAGCGGCAGGATTGGCGCTCCGACACGATCTTCCTGGCGAGCGGCAAGCATGACGTGCGCAGGCTGTCTCGGCCGCGCGTGAATGATGACAGTGCGCTTGGTATCCGGATGCGTATTCCGGGTAATCCCGAACTGGCGCAGCTTGTGGGCGATGCGATCGAGCTGCATTTCTTTCCCGGAGGCTATGCCGGGATCGTGCTGCAGGAAGATGGCGCGGCCAATATCTGCCTTGCCCTGCGTAAATCGCTGCTGGCCGAGGCTGGCGGCACCCCGCGCGCGCTGCTTCTGACCCTTGGCGAGGCCCATCCTGCCTTTGGCAAACGTATCGCTCATGCGGCGCAGGACCTGCCGATCCAGACCATCGGTGCGGTGCCCTATGGCTGGATTGCCCGCGACACCGTCCCGGGCCTGTTCAGGCTGGGCGACCAGGCGGCGGTCATCCCGTCACTGGCGGGCGAAGGCATGGCAATCGCGCTCGCCAGCGCGGAAAATGCGGTGGCGCATTGGCTGGCTGGCGGAGCAAGCCAAGCGGAAAACTACCAGCGCGCCTTTGCCGCCGAGGCGCTGCGTCCGGTCAAAACCGCCAAGGCTATCTGGTCGCTTGCCGAAACGCGGCACGGTGGGCAGTTGATCACCGCCGCTGCCAATCTTGCGCCGCCGCTCGCCAATATGGCAATGCGCGCGAGCCGGATAGGTTAA
- a CDS encoding branched-chain amino acid aminotransferase, which translates to MQFDHIPHPAPVPSATRQQAIADPGFGKVFSDHMVSIDWSEGEGWHSATLGPREPLTLDPACAVLHYAQEIFEGMKAYRQQDGSLALFRPEQNAQRFNRSAQRMAMPELPEDLFIEAVRQLVGADRDWFPTVEGGALYLRPFMFASEAFLGVRPAKQYKFLVIASPVGNYFKSGVPAVSIWVSRNFTRAAPGGTGFAKTGGNYAASLVPQAEATEHGCDQVVFLDAVDKKWIEELGGMNLFFAMDDGSVVTPPLTGTILPGITRDSLIQLIREEGLELREEPYSIDQWRADAATGKLLETMACGTAAVVTPVGRVDGPDGSFEIGSGGPGQLTTKLREKLVGIQQGRVADTHGWVMPLD; encoded by the coding sequence ATGCAATTCGACCACATCCCGCACCCTGCGCCCGTGCCATCCGCTACCCGCCAGCAAGCTATTGCCGACCCCGGTTTCGGCAAAGTGTTTTCCGATCACATGGTCTCGATAGACTGGAGTGAGGGTGAAGGCTGGCATTCGGCCACGCTCGGCCCGCGCGAGCCATTGACGCTCGACCCGGCCTGCGCGGTGCTGCATTATGCGCAGGAAATCTTCGAAGGGATGAAGGCGTATCGGCAGCAGGACGGTTCGCTCGCTTTGTTCCGGCCCGAGCAGAATGCGCAGCGTTTCAATCGCTCCGCCCAGCGCATGGCGATGCCCGAACTGCCCGAAGATCTGTTCATCGAAGCTGTCCGACAGCTGGTCGGTGCCGACCGCGACTGGTTTCCCACGGTGGAAGGCGGCGCATTGTACCTGCGCCCCTTCATGTTCGCGAGCGAGGCATTTCTGGGTGTCCGCCCGGCCAAGCAATACAAGTTCCTGGTGATCGCCAGCCCGGTCGGCAATTACTTCAAATCCGGGGTCCCCGCCGTCAGCATCTGGGTCAGCCGCAATTTCACCCGCGCCGCGCCCGGCGGCACCGGCTTTGCCAAGACCGGCGGCAATTACGCCGCCAGTCTGGTGCCCCAGGCCGAGGCAACCGAACATGGCTGCGACCAGGTTGTGTTTCTCGACGCGGTGGACAAGAAATGGATCGAGGAACTGGGCGGCATGAACCTGTTCTTCGCGATGGACGATGGCAGCGTCGTCACGCCGCCGCTGACCGGTACGATCCTGCCCGGTATTACGCGCGACAGCCTGATCCAGTTGATCCGCGAAGAGGGGCTGGAATTGCGCGAGGAACCCTATTCGATCGACCAGTGGCGCGCCGATGCCGCCACCGGCAAATTGCTGGAGACGATGGCCTGCGGGACAGCGGCAGTCGTCACGCCGGTGGGCAGGGTGGACGGGCCGGACGGTTCATTCGAAATCGGCAGCGGCGGGCCGGGCCAGCTGACCACGAAGCTGCGCGAGAAACTCGTCGGCATCCAGCAAGGACGCGTGGCAGATACGCATGGCTGGGTAATGCCGCTGGATTAA
- a CDS encoding TlyA family RNA methyltransferase, with amino-acid sequence MSTKLRIDQLLVERGLAESRARAQALVMAGLVFSGEAKLAKPGQQIAADAPLDVRGRDHPWVGRGGIKLAHALAAFGLDPAGAIAMDIGSSTGGFTDVLLQNGAAHVFAVDSGTNQLAWKLRQDDRVSVLEQTSARILTAEQIDRPCDWVVCDASFISLAKVLEVPLALAAPDCRLVALIKPQFEVGRDEVGKKGVVSDPVLHTRVCDEVRAWLESEGWQIQGIVQSPITGPQGNIEFLISAWRAAGQSSEGGTDGGQP; translated from the coding sequence ATGAGCACGAAATTACGCATAGACCAATTGCTCGTAGAGCGCGGGCTGGCCGAGAGCCGGGCGCGGGCGCAGGCGCTGGTGATGGCCGGGCTGGTATTCTCCGGCGAGGCGAAACTGGCCAAGCCCGGCCAGCAGATTGCCGCCGACGCGCCGCTTGATGTGCGCGGACGCGATCATCCCTGGGTGGGGCGAGGCGGGATCAAGCTGGCCCATGCGCTGGCAGCATTCGGTCTCGATCCGGCGGGCGCAATCGCGATGGATATCGGCAGTTCTACCGGCGGGTTTACCGATGTGCTGCTGCAGAACGGAGCTGCGCATGTGTTCGCGGTGGATTCGGGGACCAACCAGCTCGCCTGGAAACTGCGGCAGGATGACCGGGTGAGCGTGCTGGAGCAGACCAGTGCGCGCATCCTGACCGCCGAGCAGATCGACCGCCCATGCGATTGGGTGGTGTGCGATGCCAGCTTCATCTCGCTGGCCAAGGTGCTGGAAGTTCCATTGGCGCTGGCCGCGCCCGATTGCCGTCTGGTCGCGCTGATCAAGCCGCAATTCGAAGTTGGCCGTGACGAGGTGGGCAAGAAAGGCGTGGTAAGCGACCCCGTGCTGCATACGCGCGTATGCGACGAGGTGCGGGCATGGCTCGAAAGTGAGGGCTGGCAAATTCAGGGTATCGTCCAGAGCCCGATTACCGGACCGCAAGGCAATATCGAATTCCTGATTTCGGCATGGCGAGCGGCAGGCCAGTCGTCTGAAGGTGGGACGGATGGGGGGCAGCCATGA
- a CDS encoding TspO/MBR family protein, protein MTTLASRAQLRASFLRWALFVVPAVVLLGFLSGRLAGSGAGDPWFDSLIKPDIYPPPVWFGIVWTVLYIMMGLALALVCAAWGARGRKAAIIAFAVQFVFNLTWSPMFFGAHQITNALIVIVLLDIALIATIVLFWRVRRLAAWLLVPYLAWTIFATALNYEFLRLNPDADGREQNNAVQRIEI, encoded by the coding sequence ATGACGACCTTAGCTTCGCGCGCACAATTAAGAGCAAGTTTCCTGCGCTGGGCCCTGTTCGTGGTGCCCGCCGTTGTGTTGCTGGGGTTCCTGTCTGGGCGGCTGGCAGGCAGCGGAGCGGGCGATCCGTGGTTCGATTCGCTGATAAAGCCGGACATCTACCCGCCGCCGGTGTGGTTCGGAATTGTCTGGACCGTACTCTACATCATGATGGGCCTGGCATTGGCGCTGGTATGTGCCGCCTGGGGCGCACGGGGGCGCAAGGCTGCAATTATCGCTTTTGCGGTGCAGTTCGTTTTCAACCTGACCTGGTCCCCGATGTTCTTCGGCGCGCATCAGATCACCAATGCGCTGATCGTGATCGTGCTGCTGGACATCGCGCTGATTGCCACGATCGTGCTGTTCTGGCGGGTGCGGCGGCTGGCTGCGTGGCTGCTGGTGCCCTATCTCGCTTGGACGATCTTCGCCACGGCACTGAATTACGAGTTCCTGCGGCTGAACCCCGATGCCGATGGGCGAGAGCAGAACAATGCCGTGCAGCGGATCGAAATCTAG
- a CDS encoding accessory factor UbiK family protein encodes MQSQNPRIADFVKLANSAAGTFAGMTREARESARERVKEAMGGMDFVSREEFDTVKAMAAKAREENEQLAQRIAALEAKAGS; translated from the coding sequence ATGCAAAGCCAGAACCCCCGCATCGCCGACTTCGTCAAGCTCGCCAACAGCGCGGCAGGCACGTTTGCGGGCATGACCCGCGAAGCCCGCGAAAGCGCGCGCGAGCGGGTGAAGGAAGCGATGGGCGGCATGGATTTCGTCAGCCGCGAGGAATTCGACACGGTCAAGGCGATGGCCGCCAAGGCGCGCGAAGAAAACGAGCAACTGGCGCAGCGGATCGCTGCGCTCGAAGCCAAGGCGGGCAGCTGA
- a CDS encoding recombination protein O N-terminal domain-containing protein produces MHLRAPAILLSARPHGETAVIARLLTEEYGLLAGYVAGGRGRNLRPVVIPGNLVEAELRAKSDSQLPFARLELAESRGPWLSEPLPAAAIGWVTALTATILPERNSYPPLFSALSGLLAAICSAGSARDWAGALVAYEVLLLRELGYGSENRGEARRPAPCASLEEIMAQFDRLAKPLQRYLLADRRGDVMAARALLGARLQRMAGTD; encoded by the coding sequence ATGCATTTGCGCGCCCCTGCCATCCTGCTTTCCGCTCGTCCCCACGGCGAAACGGCGGTTATCGCGCGGCTGTTGACCGAGGAATACGGGCTGCTGGCGGGCTACGTCGCGGGCGGACGAGGGCGTAACTTGCGCCCGGTGGTCATCCCGGGAAATCTCGTGGAGGCAGAGCTGCGTGCCAAATCGGACAGCCAGCTGCCATTCGCGCGGCTGGAATTGGCCGAGAGCCGGGGGCCGTGGCTGAGTGAGCCATTGCCCGCCGCCGCAATCGGCTGGGTCACTGCGCTGACCGCCACGATCCTGCCCGAACGCAATAGCTACCCACCGCTGTTTTCCGCCCTGTCCGGCTTGCTGGCAGCGATTTGTAGCGCCGGTTCTGCCCGCGACTGGGCGGGCGCTCTGGTGGCTTACGAGGTGCTGCTGCTGCGCGAACTCGGTTATGGCAGCGAAAACAGAGGTGAGGCGCGAAGGCCCGCGCCCTGTGCATCGCTCGAAGAAATCATGGCGCAGTTCGACCGTCTGGCCAAGCCTCTGCAACGCTACCTGCTTGCCGACCGGCGCGGCGATGTTATGGCGGCGCGCGCGCTGTTGGGGGCGCGATTGCAACGCATGGCCGGGACGGACTGA
- the leuB gene encoding 3-isopropylmalate dehydrogenase: MKIALLPGDGIGPEVIAQAVRVLNALRLPQVTLWEGDVGGIAYQRHGHPLPQETLKMARNADAVLFGAVGDPECDDLARELRPEQAILGLRRELDLFANLRPATMFAGLEELSALKPEIAREIDLLIVRELTGDVYFGDKGERTLDDGQRQGWDMMAYAQDEVRRIAHAGFQAARTRNHRLTSVDKANVLETSRIWRETVIEVAADYPDVTLDHLYVDNAAMQLVRAPGQFDVVVTGNLFGDILSDLASMCVGSIGLLASASLGDRKTEHGTFGLYEPIHGSAPDIAGQGKANPMATILSAAMMLRHSFGREAEAARIESAVSAALADGIRGGDLGGNLGCGAIGDAVLERL; this comes from the coding sequence ATGAAAATCGCGCTATTGCCCGGTGACGGCATCGGCCCCGAAGTCATCGCACAGGCTGTCCGCGTGCTGAACGCTCTGCGCTTGCCGCAGGTCACCCTGTGGGAAGGCGATGTCGGCGGTATAGCCTATCAGCGCCACGGCCATCCGCTGCCGCAAGAAACGCTCAAGATGGCGCGCAATGCCGATGCCGTGCTGTTCGGCGCGGTGGGCGACCCCGAATGCGACGACCTGGCGCGCGAATTGCGGCCCGAACAGGCGATTCTGGGTCTGCGCAGGGAGCTCGACCTGTTTGCCAATTTGCGTCCGGCAACGATGTTTGCAGGGCTGGAGGAACTTTCCGCGCTGAAGCCCGAAATCGCGCGCGAGATCGATTTGCTGATCGTGCGCGAGCTGACCGGCGATGTGTATTTCGGCGATAAGGGCGAACGCACGCTGGATGACGGACAGCGGCAGGGCTGGGACATGATGGCCTATGCTCAGGACGAAGTCCGGCGCATCGCCCATGCCGGTTTCCAGGCGGCGCGCACCCGCAATCACCGCCTGACCAGCGTGGACAAGGCCAACGTGCTCGAAACCAGCCGCATCTGGCGCGAAACGGTGATCGAGGTGGCAGCCGATTATCCCGATGTTACGCTGGACCACCTCTATGTCGACAATGCCGCAATGCAGCTGGTCCGTGCGCCGGGGCAATTCGATGTGGTGGTAACGGGCAATCTGTTCGGCGATATCCTGTCCGATCTGGCCAGCATGTGCGTCGGCTCGATCGGCCTGCTCGCCAGCGCCAGCCTGGGTGATCGCAAGACCGAACACGGCACTTTCGGCCTGTACGAGCCGATCCACGGTAGCGCGCCCGATATTGCCGGGCAGGGCAAGGCGAATCCGATGGCCACGATCCTGTCCGCCGCAATGATGCTGCGCCATTCCTTTGGCCGGGAAGCGGAGGCTGCGCGGATCGAAAGCGCAGTTTCGGCGGCGCTGGCGGACGGAATTCGGGGCGGCGACCTCGGCGGAAATCTGGGGTGCGGGGCGATTGGCGATGCGGTGCTCGAACGCCTGTAA
- a CDS encoding glycosyltransferase family 2 protein encodes MLKLAVILPTLDERGNLAPLVQRIDAALTPALGPDGWEAIFVDDNSADGTAEEARKLALGDGRIRVIHRIGRRGLASAAIEGICATAAPYSVVMDADHQHDPVLIPAMLEAVDSGGADIAVGSRFVDGGSAAGLADSQRERGSHLANRLAKRITGVELTDPMSGFFLTRAATVRALAPKLSGIGFKLLLEILSTSPERLRVRELPLLFAKRRAGHSKLDRAIAFEFLVGLYDRTLGRIVPTRFALFGTVGALGVIIHFAVLAALFPGKTATFWKAQALATFAAMSFNFWLNNWLTYRDQRLKGAAAMLRGWIGFCATCAVGALANVAVATLLEARGIPWFLAAGAGILVGSVWNYALSSRFVWGRY; translated from the coding sequence ATGCTGAAACTGGCCGTCATCCTTCCCACACTGGACGAGCGCGGCAATCTGGCCCCGCTGGTCCAGCGGATCGATGCGGCACTGACTCCAGCGCTCGGCCCCGACGGGTGGGAAGCGATCTTCGTCGACGATAACAGCGCGGATGGCACGGCCGAAGAAGCGCGCAAGCTGGCGCTGGGCGATGGCCGGATTCGGGTGATCCACCGCATCGGGCGGCGCGGCCTGGCGTCTGCTGCGATAGAGGGTATTTGCGCCACTGCTGCGCCTTATTCAGTGGTGATGGATGCCGATCACCAGCACGATCCGGTGCTGATCCCGGCGATGCTGGAGGCTGTGGATAGTGGCGGCGCCGACATCGCGGTGGGCTCGCGCTTTGTCGATGGCGGCAGCGCTGCAGGGCTGGCCGATTCGCAGCGGGAGCGCGGCTCGCATCTCGCCAACCGGCTGGCGAAACGTATCACCGGGGTAGAGCTGACCGATCCGATGAGCGGGTTTTTCCTGACCCGCGCGGCCACGGTCCGGGCCTTGGCGCCGAAGCTGTCCGGCATCGGCTTCAAGCTGCTGCTGGAGATTTTGTCCACGTCACCCGAAAGGCTGCGCGTGCGTGAATTGCCGCTGCTGTTTGCCAAACGGCGAGCAGGGCACAGCAAGCTCGACCGGGCGATCGCGTTCGAGTTTCTGGTCGGGCTTTACGACCGCACGCTGGGCCGGATCGTGCCGACCCGCTTCGCCCTGTTCGGTACGGTCGGCGCGCTGGGCGTGATCATTCATTTCGCGGTTTTGGCCGCGCTGTTCCCCGGCAAGACCGCGACATTCTGGAAGGCGCAGGCGCTCGCCACCTTCGCTGCGATGAGCTTTAACTTCTGGCTCAACAATTGGCTGACCTACCGCGACCAGCGGTTGAAAGGCGCGGCTGCCATGCTGCGCGGCTGGATCGGCTTTTGCGCGACCTGCGCAGTCGGCGCACTGGCGAATGTGGCAGTGGCAACATTGCTGGAAGCGCGCGGCATCCCCTGGTTCCTGGCGGCGGGTGCAGGGATCTTGGTCGGCTCGGTATGGAATTACGCTTTGTCGAGCCGGTTTGTCTGGGGCAGGTATTAA
- a CDS encoding glycosyltransferase family 39 protein: protein MSSAHPQPSDPIRWCITIAAIFWVLTLIRLTIPGAPYFDEVHYLPAARDLLALDGYPNREHPMLGKLIIAAGITLFGDGPLGWRVFPSLFGALAIFAGMRAMWFASRQSFAAIAFGILLASGFLIFVHARIAMLDIFMLAFLLTALWQCAAAVREAENGRWRLAAAGIALGCAMASKWNAVPLAMLPGIAFFVARVLAHRRRPFLSKRGAPVPGVSLAEAFVWLGIVPLAVYALTFVPMYFADGSPLGQSGLIALHREIIDLQGSVVTPHPYQSQWLQWMLNHRAIWYLYELADGAQRGVLLIGNPLTMLLGLPAMAWAAWAGIWRGRTDCWAVLVLYVVSLGMWIVAAKPIQFYYHYLLPSCFLLAALALALDEIWRRGGRWRWGSLAVLAGSVGIFAWFYPILSAAPLEGEQAYAEWMWLDSWR, encoded by the coding sequence ATGAGCAGCGCGCACCCCCAGCCCAGCGATCCGATCCGATGGTGCATCACCATCGCCGCAATTTTCTGGGTGCTCACGCTGATCCGGCTGACCATCCCCGGCGCGCCGTATTTCGACGAGGTCCATTATCTGCCCGCCGCGCGCGACCTGCTGGCGCTGGACGGCTATCCCAACCGCGAACATCCGATGCTGGGCAAGCTGATCATCGCGGCGGGGATCACCTTGTTCGGTGACGGACCGCTGGGATGGCGCGTATTTCCCTCGCTGTTCGGTGCGCTCGCCATTTTCGCCGGGATGCGCGCGATGTGGTTTGCCAGCAGGCAGAGCTTCGCCGCGATCGCGTTCGGCATCCTGCTTGCGAGCGGCTTTCTTATCTTCGTCCATGCGCGCATCGCGATGCTGGATATCTTCATGCTGGCCTTCCTGCTGACAGCCTTGTGGCAATGCGCGGCGGCAGTGCGGGAAGCGGAGAATGGCCGTTGGCGGCTGGCGGCGGCGGGTATCGCGCTGGGCTGCGCGATGGCGAGCAAGTGGAACGCGGTCCCGCTGGCAATGTTACCGGGGATCGCCTTTTTCGTGGCGCGCGTGCTGGCCCATCGGCGGCGGCCCTTCCTCAGCAAACGCGGCGCGCCAGTGCCGGGGGTCTCACTGGCCGAGGCGTTCGTTTGGCTCGGCATCGTTCCGCTGGCGGTTTACGCGCTGACCTTCGTGCCGATGTATTTCGCCGATGGCAGTCCGCTTGGACAAAGCGGGCTGATCGCGCTGCACCGCGAGATCATCGACCTGCAGGGCAGCGTGGTCACCCCGCATCCCTATCAGAGCCAGTGGCTGCAATGGATGCTCAACCACCGGGCGATCTGGTATCTTTACGAACTTGCCGATGGGGCGCAGCGCGGGGTGCTGTTGATCGGCAATCCGCTGACCATGTTGCTTGGCCTGCCCGCGATGGCGTGGGCCGCATGGGCGGGCATATGGCGCGGACGTACCGATTGCTGGGCTGTGCTGGTGCTGTATGTGGTCAGCCTAGGCATGTGGATCGTCGCGGCCAAGCCGATCCAGTTCTATTATCATTATCTGCTACCCAGCTGCTTCCTGCTCGCCGCCCTAGCGTTGGCGCTGGACGAGATCTGGCGGCGCGGCGGGCGTTGGCGCTGGGGCTCGCTCGCCGTGTTGGCGGGGAGCGTCGGTATATTCGCTTGGTTCTACCCAATCCTCAGCGCCGCCCCGCTGGAGGGCGAGCAAGCCTATGCCGAATGGATGTGGCTGGATAGCTGGCGGTAG